One window from the genome of Malus domestica chromosome 01, GDT2T_hap1 encodes:
- the LOC103426346 gene encoding NAC domain-containing protein 62-like: protein MSSGGGGSSSSSMTTAEGDEVHVNVILLPGFKFCPTDELLVCYYLKNKIQGTDSHFRSVIPEIDVSKYEPWDIPAFFPEVQEKEWFFFSRPKYKDINKPRRNRTTYKGFYKSTGGEREIRAEESQAVIGKKRFLTFHEGRARGPKATKTDWVIHEFTETEVGSFVLCLLKKRSPSYKKPKGDPICGKLADSGANSEDNQAAVSDAIPEPVEHLGYKGRGDVNSSEPPDGSRLIDSNNILRFDDGDDETGDVKFPDLDDPAASARVLELRAEMEEILNSPPQTPHQTPQDYLCSTFLSSGNIQLGAVLQANGTSDDCNIIQSPFGDNNYSYADKNDISTCDEGEPYSFTVNDFENKVADDMSQEICVQPQKDMDLLQLHVAQQSRTYTKFEDFMDANIFYDECIEWQPQIGDEYSHVNCCNAFDLENQYTDNMTLEPCVRPEKYIGSVLHADICDNGYNNWQPTCWDKDSYLTDKKNISTNDKDKQYSSIASNFDNQATNKRKR from the exons atgagCAGTGGTGGCggcggcagcagcagcagcagcatgaCAACTGCAGAAGGAGATGAGGTTCATGTGAATGTGATCCTACTACCTGGGTTCAAATTCTGCCCCACCGATGAGTTGCTGGTTTGCTACTACTTGAAGAACAAGATACAGGGCACCGACTCCCATTTCCGCTCCGTCATCCCTGAGATCGATGTCAGCAAGTACGAGCCCTGGGATATTCCTG CTTTCTTTCCAGAAGTTCAAGAGAAGGAATGGTTCTTCTTCAGCCGGCCCAAATACAAGGACATCAACAAGCCTCGCCGCAACCGGACCACGTATAAAGGCTTTTACAAGAGCACAGGAGGTGAGAGGGAGATCAGGGCTGAAGAATCCCAAGCTGTGATTGGGAAGAAGAGGTTTCTGACCTTCCACGAAGGTCGTGCACGTGGGCCGAAAGCAACGAAGACCGATTGGGTAATCCATGAGTTTACAGAAACTGAGGTGGGTTCCTTTGTCCTCTGCCTCCTGAAGAAAAGGTCACCTAGTTATAAGAAGCCGAAGGGTGATCCAATCTGCGGCAAATTAGCTGATTCAGGTGCTAACTCGGAAGACAATCAAGCTGCTGTAAGTGATGCGATTCCAGAGCCAGTGGAACATCTGGGATACAAAGGGCGAGGAGATGTTAATAGCTCTGAGCCTCCAGATGGTTCTCGTCTTATAGACAGTAATAACATTTTGAGAtttgatgatggtgatgatgaaaCTGGTGACGTGAAATTCCCGGATTTGGATGATCCAGCTGCATCTGCTAGGGTTCTAGAG TTGCGTGCTGAGATGGAAGAAATTCTGAATTCACCCCCTCAAACACCGCACCAGACACCACAAGATTACCTTTGCTCTACATTCCTGTCATCAGGAAACATACAGCTGGGAGCTGTTCTGCAAGCCAATGGCACTAGTGATGATTGTAATATAATACAATCACCATTTGGAGATAATAATTATTCTTATGCTGATAAGAATGATATTTCAACCTGTGATGAAGGTGAACCTTATAGCTTCACCGTGAATGATTTCGAAAACAAAGTTGCAGATGATATGTCTCAAGAG ATATGTGTTCAGCCACAAAAGGACATGGATCTACTTCAGTTACATGTCGCACAACAGTCACGAACATACACAAAATTCGAAGATTTTATGGATGCCAATATTTTTTATGATGAATGCATAGAGTGGCAGCCTCAAATTGGAGATGAATATTCACATGTTAATTGCTGCAATGCATTTGATTTGGAAAATCAATATACAGATAACATGACTCTGGAG CCATGTGTTCGACCAGAAAAATATATAGGAAGCGTTCTGCATGCCGATATTTGTGACAACGGCTACAACAATTGGCAACCTACATGTTGGGATAAAGATTCTTATCTTACAGATAAGAAGAATATTTCAACCAATGATAAGGATAAACAATATAGCAGCATTGCGTCTAATTTTGATAATCAAGCTACGAATAAAAGGAAGAGGTAG
- the LOC103423046 gene encoding uncharacterized protein, whose translation MRNISSSSSTNTTTTTAQSVPDMVAAIRFHPTEDEKVDFLSKKMKSHNSQACLFLPFIDVRKFEPWELPEHMFPDSPHHAKAWYSFSPCGYKSINSRRFNRETKKGSWKMNSKQRDVGSKYFTCKKRTLTFQIKTFQEGSKSKSVPTGWKMHEYICIKPKRGSSPHQERDQQRDLVLCVLKYKPVDSKSNTGTSIRGDFADSTGNRGYIASSPGDDEAATAAAMNQDDGEPGGGSSSSDFINKSLCDMIQEWQSCAPAVECLNSFLPLHEQPQLGHSLDICSHELLDPGTGGCITYSSDNQAAATNHIIPDTEEILASKQLEGSAVLGSGNHDDGEPCSGISSDFNDHAVDDMQEFDQLDKLLDLPLSPPELSQPHQLENVPGVHSGKFSNWPSPIGVNTSYVTNKNNIATNCENEPVINVAFNSYNRATDERISEVYSQAEENLSLPFQPFDQPQNYTWQSPMLFSEVGELLHANNYIGCNESQFLDMEVATLFPQSS comes from the exons ATGAGAAacatcagcagcagcagcagcaccaaCACCACCACAACCACCGCACAATCGGTGCCGGACATGGTGGCTGCGATCAGGTTCCATCCCACTGAAGATGAAAAGGTCGACTTCTTGAGCAAGAAGATGAAAAGTCACAACTCTCAAGCCTGCCTCTTCCTCCCTTTCATCGATGTCCGCAAGTTCGAGCCTTGGGAATTGCCTG AGCACATGTTCCCTGATTCTCCTCATCATGCTAAGGCGTGGTACTCCTTCAGCCCGTGTGGTTACAAATCCATCAATAGTCGTCGCTTCAATAGGGAAACAAAGAAAGGCTCTTGGAAGATGAACAGCAAGCAACGGGATGTGGGCTCGAAATATTTCACTTGCAAAAAGAGGACATTAACCTTCCAAATAAAGACCTTCCAGGAAGGTAGTAAGTCTAAATCCGTTCCGACCGGCTGGAAAATGCACGAGTACATTTGCATTAAACCTAAACGGGGTTCTAGTCCTCATCAGGAGAGGGATCAGCAAAGGGACCTTGTTCTCTGCGTCCTGAAGTATAAGCCAGTTGATTCTAAGTCTAATACGGGTACTTCGATCCGTGGTGATTTTGCTGATAGTACTGGTAATCGAGGCTACATTGCATCTAGTCCCGGAGATGATGAAGCTGCTACTGCTGCTGCAATGAATCAAGATGATGGTGAACCTGGTGGCGGCAGCAGCTCATCTGATTTTATTAATAAATCTCTATGCGACATGATTCAAGAG TGGCAGTCATGTGCTCCGGCAGTAGAATGTCTGAATTCATTCCTTCCTCTTCATGAACAACCACAGCTTGGACATTCTCTTGATATCTGTAGTCATGAATTGCTTGATCCTGGTACTGGTGGCTGCATCACCTATAGTTCTGATAACCAAGCTGCTGCAACGAATCATATTATTCCCGACACAGAAGAAATTCTTGCATCCAAACAGCTAGAAGGAAGTGCTGTGCTTGGCAGTGGCAATCATGATGATGGTGAACCTTGTAGCGGTATTTCATCTGATTTTAATGACCATGCAGTAGATGATATGCAGGAG TTTGATCAGCTAGACAAACTTTTGGATTTGCCCTTATCTCCTCCTGAGCTGTCTCAACCACACCAGCTGGAAAATGTTCCGGGCGTCCATAGTGGCAAATTCAGTAACTGGCCATCTCCAATTGGGGTTAATACTTCTTATGTTACTAATAAGAATAATATTGCAACCAATTGCGAAAACGAACCAGTTATCAACGTCGCTTTTAATTCTTATAATCGAGCGACAGATGAAAGGATTTCCGAG GTTTATTCTCAGGCAGAAGAAAATCTGAGTTTACCCTTTCAACCGTTTGATCAGCCTCAAAATTACACATGGCAGTCGCCAATGTTGTTCTCAGAAGTGGGAGAGCTTCTGCATGCCAATAACTATATTGGATGCAACGAGTCGCAATTTCTAGATATGGAGGTTGCGACTCTTTTCCCACAAAGTTCTTGA
- the LOC103423708 gene encoding NAC domain-containing protein 22-like, with amino-acid sequence MGSSSSSSSSIAPEEGDAVRVNVSRLPGFGFSPTDELLVSYYLKNKIEGTDSHFRHVFPEIDLSKYEPCDIPAFVPEVNEKEWVFFTHPKYKDTNSTRRDRLTHQGYYKITGDEREIRAEESKAVIGKKIILTFHEGRGPKAKKSDWVIHEYYCTNTEVGSKPTKQMDFVLCRLKNKSASYKKPKVDPTRGELADSAANPEDDQAAASDVIAGPVEHLGYEELGDVNSSESPDGSCPINWNDILTYVYGDDDPAASDMFQELCSALGEIPNSTSQPPQTPQPHQPPHPHQPHDYYPSTHQPPEYIISTNDPNEPVSKPNGVQDLATDEMIPEDCFLPDEFMGLLFDPLQDYLPLSPMNMEPGDGVHPNYCIGCTDELRSLDDMEI; translated from the exons atgggtagtagcagcagcagcagcagcagcatcgCACCTGAAGAAGGAGATGCAGTGCGTGTGAATGTGAGCCGACTGCCTGGGTTCGGATTTTCCCCAACTGATGAGTTGCTGGTCAGCTACTATCTGAAGAACAAGATAGAGGGGACGGACTCCCATTTCCGCCACGTCTTCCCTGAAATCGATCTCAGCAAGTACGAGCCCTGCGATATTCCTG CATTCGTCCCAGAAGTTAATGAGAAGGAGTGGGTCTTCTTCACCCACCCCAAATACAAGGACACCAACAGCACTCGCCGCGACCGGCTCACGCATCAAGGCTATTACAAGATCACAGGAGATGAGCGGGAGATCAGGGCCGAAGAATCCAAAGCTGTGATTGGGAAGAAGATTATTCTGACCTTCCACGAAGGTCGTGGACCAAAAGCAAAGAAGTCCGATTGGGTAATCCATGAGTATTATTGTACAAACACTGAGGTGGGTTCTAAACCAACCAAGCAGATGGACTTTGTCCTCTGCCGCCTGAAGAACAAGTCAGCTAGTTATAAGAAGCCGAAGGTTGATCCAACCCGCGGCGAATTAGCCGATTCAGCTGCAAACCCGGAAGATGATCAAGCTGCTGCAAGTGATGTGATTGCAGGGCCAGTGGAACATCTGGGATACGAAGAGCTAGGAGATGTTAATAGCTCTGAGTCTCCAGACGGTTCTTGTCCTATAAACTGGAATGACATTTTGACCTATGTTTATGGTGATGATGATCCAGCTGCATCTGATATGTTTCAAGAG TTGTGTTCTGCGTTGGGAGAGATTCCGAATTCAACCTCTCAGCCGCCGCAGACACCACAACCACATCAGCCACCGCATCCACATCAACCACACGATTACTACCCCTCCACACATCAGCCACCTGAGTATATTATTTCAACTAATGATCCCAATGAACCAGTTAGCAAACCTAATGGTGTTCAAGATCTTGCTACAGATGAAATGATTCCAGAG GATTGTTTTCTTCCAGATGAATTTATGGGTCTGCTGTTTGATCCGTTACAAGATTACTTGCCGCTGTCACCAATGAACATGGAGCCGGGAGATGGTGTGCATCCCAATTACTGTATTGGATGCACTGATGAGTTGCGATCTCTAGATGATATGGAGATTTAA